One region of Thunnus albacares chromosome 8, fThuAlb1.1, whole genome shotgun sequence genomic DNA includes:
- the nr1d2a gene encoding nuclear receptor subfamily 1 group D member 2a, whose protein sequence is MPEDIGTAKPGGVIAYISSGSASTPESCMSTSPSSGYLSTSPPLSRPSLPSRAVGMVVDIAPPAKSGSRMGHGMEKAGRSSTSAKSSITKINGMVLLCKVCGDVASGFHYGVHACEGCKGFFRRSIQQNIQYKKCLKMENCTIMRINRNRCQQCRFKKCLAVGMSRDAVRFGRIPKREKQRMLLEMQNAMNNMMSNNSQLHSMLHGHQSPTLPMESLPSDASPSPSSSSSSASDSSSCSNPSSPQCPQDSESVVSMDTNSSSASSCASDSGEDEAVVSMSRQHQDAFAYSQQRSLRQEQVSPSPVTVAQETACDSRMEEQQESWNSWNNNVVIRGYQHSSYSNSQHVTNTAYREERGVYQQQPQQQLNSAPSCEPSDDSQRPHEFNTQTASSGYSGPTNSVNNRAHLVCPMNTSPYVDPRKPSQEIWEEFSMSFTPAVREVVEFAKRIPGFRDLPEHDQVSLLKAGTFEVLMVRFASLFNMVERTVTFRSGKRYSLDTLRSLGAGELLNSMCEFSEKLMALRLDSEEMSLFTAVVLVSADRSGIQDLNSVEALQDKLIRALRNLVMQNHGEESSTTFTKLLLKLPELRSLNNMHSEELLSFKVHP, encoded by the exons ATGCCTGAGGACATAGGGACAGCCAAGCCCG GAGGAGTCATCGCCTACATCTCCTCCGGCTCTGCCTCCACCCCTGAGTCCTGTATGAGCACCAGCCCCAGCAGTGGCTACCTGTCCACATCACCGCCTCTCTCCCGCCCCTCGCTGCCCAGCAGGGCTGTGGGCATGGTGGTGGACATTGCCCCGCCTGCCAAGAGCGGGTCTAGAATGGGCCACGGCATGGAGAAGGCCGGGCGCTCTTCCACGTCCGCCAAGAGCAGCATCACCA aaatcaaTGGCATGGTGCTGCTGTGCAAGGTGTGCGGAGACGTGGCCTCGGGCTTCCACTACGGCGTCCATGCTTGTGAGGGCTGCAAG GGCTTCTTCAGGAGAAGCATCCAGCAGAACATCCAGTACAAGAAGTGTCTTAAGATGGAGAACTGCACCATCATGAGGATCAACAGGAACCGCTGCCAGCAGTGCCGGTTCAAGAAGTGTTTGGCCGTCGGCATGTCCAGAGATG CTGTCAGATTCGGTCGCATCCCAAAGAGGGAAAAGCAGAGGATGCTGCTGGAGATGCAGAACGCCATGAACAACATGATGAGCAACAACAGCCAGCTGCACAGCATGCTGCACGGCCACCAGAGCCCGACGCTGCCCATGGAGTCCCTGCCCAGCGACGCCAGCCCCtcgccctcctcttcctcctcctctgcctccgaTTCTTCGTCGTGCTCCAACCCCTCCTCCCCGCAATGCCCCCAGGACTCGGAGTCTGTGGTTTCCATGGACACCAACTCCAGCTCTGCCTCGTCTTGCGCGTCAGACAGCGGCGAGGACGAGGCCGTCGTCTCAATGAGCAGGCAGCACCAAGATGCCTTCGCTTATAGCCAGCAGAGGTCCCTGCGACAGGAACAGGTCTCACCATCGCCGGTCACGGTCGCCCAGGAGACGGCGTGCGACAGTCGTATGGAGGAGCAACAGGAGAGCTGGAACAGCTGGAACAACAATGTCGTCATCAGAGGTTACCAGCACAGTTCATACAGTAACAGCCAACACGTCACCAACACTGCTtacagggaggagagaggagtttaccagcagcagcctcagcagcagctcaacagcgcccccagCTGCGAACCATCAGACGACAGCCAAAGACCGCATGAatttaacacacaaactgcCTCAAGTGGTTACAGTGGACCAACCAACAGTGTGAACAACAGAGCACACTTG GTATGTCCGATGAACACCTCGCCATACGTGGACCCCCGCAAGCCCAGCCAGGAGATCTGGGAGGAGTTCTCCATGAGCTTCACCCCCGCCGTGCGGGAGGTGGTTGAGTTCGCCAAGAGGATCCCGGGCTTCCGTGACCTCCCAGAGCACGACCAAGTCAGCCTGCTGAAAGCTGGAACTTTCGAG GTGCTGATGGTCCGATTCGCCTCTCTGTTCAACATGGTGGAGCGGACGGTTACCTTCCGTAGCGGCAAGCGTTACAGCCTTGACACACTACGGTCGCTCGGCGCCGGCGAGCTGCTCAACTCCATGTGTGAGTTCAGCGAGAAGCTGATGGCGCTGCGGCTGGACTCCGAGGAAATGAGCCTCTTCACTGCTGTGGTGCTCGTCTCAGCCG ATCGCTCAGGAATCCAGGACCTCAACTCAGTGGAGGCCCTGCAGGACAAACTGATCCGGGCCCTGCGAAACCTGGTGATGCAGAACCACGGCGAGGAGTCATCCACCACTTTCACCAAGCTGCTGCTCAAACTTCCCGAGCTGCGCTCACTTAATAACATGCATTCAGAGGAACTGCTCTCCTTCAAAGTGCATCCTTGA